A region of the Thermogladius calderae 1633 genome:
CCTAAACTGGATGAGGGTTAGAGGGATAGCCGATGCCTGGGATGTAGCAGGGATCATATTCGACTACTACCATGACCCCGAGGCGGTCTACAAGAGGGCTCTTGGAGAGCTGGAAGAAGCGCACGTGGAGATCCCGAGACTCGCCGAGAAGACCCCTATCGAGATCGAGAAGACTATCGAGATATCCTCCGGGGGGAGGTCTACTGCTCAAGGGAAACAAGGATCTTGACCGGTATATTGACGTCGTACTTTGAGGCCAGGAGTTCGAGGTCTTTCTCGATAGCCTCCTTCAACTTCAAGTGCTCGCACTTCTTCATAAACCCCGCCCTCTTAACGCTCACTCTCACGTAGAGCACGCCCTTTGATAGAGAGACACCGTACGACAATACCTTACAGCCGTAGAAGCTGGAGTAGTCGTTGACCAGTCTCTCCAGCTCTGAGTTGAACGACTTTATCTTCTCGGCCTCCACGGCCAAGAGAGACTGTTGCACACTGGGTGCCTCACCTTTCTGGGCCTCGGCTCTCGGCTTCTCGGGTACTTGACTAGTCTTCTCCTCCTCCACTAGGGGTAGCACCTCGTAGACGTATGCCGTAACAGGCCTGTCTTTAGCAGACATAGCTAAGACCACGAGAGGTTTTAAACCCGCTACTCTCGTTGAGGACTGTGTGAGGCTAACCATTGAAGAAGAGACTAGAACCCCCTTCTCGATGTACACGGTGAACTTGTAGTCCTCGAGTCTCACGGTCACTAGTATGTTCTTGTCTGGGCTGAGAGACGTGATGTTCAGGACGTCGTCGTAGCCCAGCTTGACGACCTTGACCAGCTTGCTCCTGAGGAGGAGGTTAGCCTCGGCGCTCAGGTCTTTCAGCAACTCCAGTCTAGAGTAGTCTATGTTGAGCCTTGTTATGAGGTTGTAAATCTCCTGCTCTGTGACCAAAAAACACAGCCCTGAGGCTAGAATTATACTTACGGTTACTTATAAGCAAGCCCCCGAGAAGTGGACCGGCCGGGATTTGAACCCGGGACCTCCGCCGTGCGAGGGCGGCGCTCTTCCAGCTGAGCTACCGGCCCTTAATACTATTTAAATAAGAGGAGGATTTTAATACTTCAATCAAGCCGATTCCGCCTATACACATAGTAGAAGGGTGTGCTTAGTTGAGTAGCGAGGTCGAGCACAGGAAGCGTGTTAGAGAGGAGCTGATCTCGAAGAACATCAACCCATACCCCCACAAGCCCCTCTACCAACCGGCCAGTTTGAGGAGTATCCTAGACAACCCCGTGGAGGGAGCCGAAGTCGCTGTAGCGGGCAGGATAGCAGCCGTGCGGAGACACGGGGGCCTTGTCTTCCTCGACATAGTCGACGACGGGCTACGCATCCAGGCGTCGATCGACAAGAGCAAGACTGGCGACGTCTTCGAGTTCTTCGACAAGTACGTTGACCTTGGAGACTTCGTGAACGTGAAGGGGGTGTTGTACAGGACTAGGAGAGGAGAGCTGACCGTAGACGTCAGGGGGCTTCAGCTACTAGCGAAGAGCCTTCGCGCACCGCCTGTGAAGTACGGGCACAGGCTGCTCGACCCGGAGGTCAGGTACAGGAAGAGGTACCTCGACATAATGCTGACACCAGACGTTAGGAGAGTGCTCGAAGTGAAGTTCAAGGTTCTGGAGGAGACGAGGAGGTTCATGTGGGGGAAGGGCTTCGTCGAGGTCGAGACCCCGGTTATACAACCGATCTACGGTGGTGCGGAGGCTAGGCCTTTCAAGACCTACGTATGGGCTCTGAACACCGAGTGGTACCTCAGGATCAGCCTTGAACTACACTTGAAGAGGTTCATTATAGGGGGGTTCAACAAAGTCTTCGAGATCGGTAAGGTGTTCAGGAACGAGGACATCGACGCCCAGCACAACCCCGAGTTCACGATGCTAGAGGCCTACCAGGCCTACGCGGACTACAACGACATGATGGACTTGACGGAGGAGCTCATAAGCCACTTGGCCGAGAATGTCTTGGGTAGGCAT
Encoded here:
- the lysS gene encoding lysine--tRNA ligase, producing MSSEVEHRKRVREELISKNINPYPHKPLYQPASLRSILDNPVEGAEVAVAGRIAAVRRHGGLVFLDIVDDGLRIQASIDKSKTGDVFEFFDKYVDLGDFVNVKGVLYRTRRGELTVDVRGLQLLAKSLRAPPVKYGHRLLDPEVRYRKRYLDIMLTPDVRRVLEVKFKVLEETRRFMWGKGFVEVETPVIQPIYGGAEARPFKTYVWALNTEWYLRISLELHLKRFIIGGFNKVFEIGKVFRNEDIDAQHNPEFTMLEAYQAYADYNDMMDLTEELISHLAENVLGRHVIEVPVGDVKERIDLSRPFKRMTMYEAFKEYAGIDVEKLGDDEIRDLLAKNEISLAGGYDRGRAIVKLFDKLVGRKYLVQPVFITDYPRSSSPLAKPHRYNPDLAERFELFIAGMEIANAYTELNDPVLQAEYFKAEEERRKRGDEEAHPFDWDFVEALEYGMPPTGGLGVGLDRVSMVLAGVSSIKEVISFPMMK